One window from the genome of Dyella sp. A6 encodes:
- the metK gene encoding methionine adenosyltransferase yields MSNFLFTSESVSEGHPDKVADQISDAVLDAILAQDPRARVACETMVKTGVAIVAGEITTSAWIDLEGLTRKVILDIGYDSSDVGFDGATCGVLNLIGKQSPDINQGVDRKKPEEQGAGDQGLMFGYATNETKDFMPAAVYYSHRLVERQAKVRKKKNSPLPWLRPDAKSQVTLRYENDQAVAIDAVVLSTQHDPGVKQKDLIEAVREEILKPVLPAKLLHKGTKFHINPTGKFVIGGPVGDCGLTGRKIIVDTYGGWARHGGGAFSGKDPSKVDRSAAYAARYVAKNVVAAGLADRCEVQVSYAIGVAEPTSISVTTFGTGKIPDEKIEKLIRKHFDLRPYGIIKMLDLIHPMYQQTASYGHFGRSPYEVKAADGSTYTAFSWEKTDKAEALRADAKLK; encoded by the coding sequence GCAACTTCCTCTTCACCTCCGAATCGGTCTCCGAAGGCCATCCGGACAAGGTCGCCGACCAGATCTCCGACGCCGTCCTCGACGCGATCCTCGCGCAGGACCCCCGCGCCCGCGTGGCCTGCGAAACGATGGTGAAGACCGGCGTCGCGATCGTCGCCGGCGAGATCACCACCAGCGCCTGGATCGATCTGGAGGGCCTGACCCGCAAGGTCATCCTCGATATCGGCTACGACTCCAGCGACGTCGGCTTCGACGGCGCCACCTGCGGCGTGCTGAACCTGATCGGCAAGCAGTCGCCGGACATCAACCAGGGCGTGGACCGCAAGAAGCCCGAGGAACAGGGTGCCGGCGACCAGGGCCTGATGTTCGGCTACGCCACCAACGAGACCAAGGACTTCATGCCGGCGGCGGTGTACTACTCGCACCGTCTGGTCGAGCGCCAGGCCAAGGTGCGCAAGAAAAAGAACTCGCCGCTACCGTGGCTGCGCCCGGACGCCAAGAGCCAGGTCACGCTGCGCTACGAGAACGACCAGGCCGTGGCGATCGACGCAGTGGTGCTGTCGACCCAGCACGACCCGGGCGTGAAGCAGAAGGACCTGATCGAAGCCGTGCGCGAGGAAATCCTCAAGCCGGTGCTGCCGGCCAAGCTGCTGCACAAGGGCACCAAATTCCACATCAACCCGACCGGCAAGTTCGTGATCGGCGGCCCGGTGGGCGACTGCGGCCTGACCGGCCGCAAGATCATCGTCGACACCTACGGCGGCTGGGCCCGCCACGGCGGCGGCGCGTTTTCCGGCAAGGACCCGTCCAAGGTCGACCGCTCGGCGGCCTACGCCGCACGCTACGTGGCCAAGAACGTGGTGGCCGCCGGCCTGGCCGACCGCTGCGAAGTGCAGGTGTCCTACGCGATCGGCGTGGCCGAGCCCACCTCGATCTCGGTGACCACCTTCGGCACCGGCAAGATTCCGGACGAGAAGATCGAGAAGCTGATCCGCAAGCACTTCGACCTGCGCCCGTACGGCATCATCAAGATGCTCGACCTGATCCACCCGATGTACCAGCAGACCGCCAGCTACGGCCACTTCGGCCGCAGCCCCTACGAGGTGAAGGCCGCCGACGGCAGCACCTACACCGCGTTCTCGTGGGAAAAGACCGACAAGGCCGAAGCGCTGCGCGCCGACGCCAAACTGAAGTAA
- a CDS encoding class I SAM-dependent methyltransferase — MNRWDERYAGEAFLFGTAPNAFLAAQRHRLPPAGTALAVADGEGRNGVWLAEQGLDVLAVDASATGLAKSRRLADSRGVTLHHEQADLAQWDFGTERFDVIAAIFVQFADPVLRQRMFEGICSALRPGGVLLLEGYRPEQLGYGTGGPSDLANLYTETLLRDAFATLQIEHLASYDIEIHEGSGHEGMSALIDLVARKPQRCIGP; from the coding sequence ATGAACCGTTGGGACGAGCGCTACGCTGGCGAGGCGTTTCTTTTCGGCACGGCACCGAATGCCTTCCTGGCTGCGCAGCGGCATCGCCTGCCGCCCGCCGGCACGGCGCTGGCGGTGGCCGACGGCGAAGGTCGCAATGGCGTCTGGCTGGCCGAGCAGGGGCTGGACGTGCTGGCCGTCGATGCCTCCGCGACCGGGCTGGCCAAGAGCCGGCGGCTGGCGGACAGTCGCGGGGTGACCCTGCACCACGAGCAGGCCGACCTGGCGCAGTGGGATTTCGGTACCGAGCGCTTCGACGTGATCGCGGCGATCTTCGTCCAGTTCGCCGATCCGGTCCTGCGCCAGCGGATGTTCGAGGGTATCTGCTCAGCGCTCAGGCCGGGCGGCGTGCTGTTGCTGGAGGGTTACCGCCCGGAGCAGCTCGGCTACGGCACGGGCGGCCCGTCGGACCTGGCCAATCTGTATACCGAGACGCTGCTGCGGGACGCCTTCGCAACACTGCAGATCGAACATCTGGCGAGCTATGACATCGAAATCCACGAAGGCAGCGGACATGAAGGCATGTCGGCACTGATCGACCTGGTGGCGCGCAAGCCGCAACGTTGCATCGGGCCCTAA
- a CDS encoding ATP-binding cassette domain-containing protein, whose translation MSLIQLQHVDFSIGGPLLLASVDLSIEANERVCIVGRNGEGKSTLMKLIAGELKPDDGEIRVQGGTVVARMAQEVPQGTAGSVFDVVSEGLGDLGHLLARYHHLLAEGLHLDGAVEELGEVQQQIEAQHGWDLDRRVADVIARLELPGDTDFAALSGGMKRRVLLAQALVRQPDVLLLDEPTNHLDIEAIDWLEGFLKSFAGSIIFVTHDRAFLRALATRIVEIDRGQLTDWPGDYDNYLRRREERLHAEAQANAQFDKKLAQEEVWIRQGIKARRTRNEGRVRALKALRVERAQRRELSGNVKMTAAAAQSSGKKVIDLAHVHQAYGGRVLIDDFTATVMRGDRIGIVGPNGAGKSTLLKIMLGELKPERGEVQLGTNLEIAYFDQHRAQLDDRLNALDNVAQGREYIELNGQRKHIVGYLQDFLFSPERARAPITRLSGGERNRLLLAKLFAQPSNLLVMDEPTNDLDVETLELLEELLTDYPGTLLLVSHDRAFLDNVVTSTLVLEGGGRVGEYVGGYSDWLRQRPEPGATTPVASATTAAPTATPSAAAAEPKRKLSYKETRELEQLPARIEQLETEIAQRSEAMNDPAFYQQDSDGIVAANEALAKLQSELDQAYARWSELDG comes from the coding sequence ATGTCCCTGATCCAGCTCCAGCACGTCGATTTCAGCATCGGCGGCCCTCTCCTGCTCGCGTCCGTCGACCTGTCGATCGAGGCGAACGAGCGCGTGTGCATCGTCGGTCGCAACGGCGAAGGCAAATCCACCCTGATGAAGCTGATCGCCGGCGAGCTGAAGCCCGACGACGGCGAGATCCGCGTGCAGGGCGGCACCGTGGTCGCACGCATGGCGCAGGAGGTGCCGCAGGGCACCGCCGGCAGCGTATTCGACGTGGTGTCCGAAGGCCTGGGCGACCTGGGCCACCTGCTGGCGCGCTATCACCACCTGCTGGCCGAAGGCCTGCACCTGGACGGCGCGGTGGAGGAGCTGGGCGAGGTGCAGCAGCAGATCGAGGCGCAGCACGGCTGGGACCTGGATCGCCGCGTTGCCGACGTGATCGCGCGGCTGGAACTGCCTGGCGACACCGACTTCGCCGCGCTCTCCGGTGGCATGAAACGGCGCGTGCTGCTGGCCCAGGCGCTGGTCCGCCAGCCCGACGTGCTGCTGCTGGACGAGCCCACCAACCACCTGGATATCGAAGCGATCGACTGGCTGGAAGGCTTCCTCAAGTCGTTCGCCGGCAGCATCATCTTCGTCACCCATGACCGCGCCTTCCTGCGCGCGCTGGCCACGCGCATCGTCGAGATCGACCGCGGCCAGCTCACCGATTGGCCCGGCGACTACGACAATTACCTGCGCCGCCGCGAGGAACGCCTGCATGCCGAAGCGCAGGCCAACGCGCAGTTCGACAAGAAGCTGGCGCAGGAAGAAGTGTGGATCCGCCAGGGCATCAAGGCCCGGCGCACCCGCAACGAAGGCCGGGTGCGCGCACTGAAAGCGCTGCGCGTGGAACGCGCGCAACGGCGTGAGCTGTCCGGCAACGTAAAGATGACTGCCGCCGCGGCGCAGTCCTCGGGCAAGAAGGTGATCGACTTGGCCCACGTGCATCAGGCCTATGGCGGCCGCGTGCTGATCGACGACTTCACCGCCACGGTGATGCGCGGCGACCGCATTGGCATCGTCGGACCCAACGGCGCCGGCAAGAGCACCCTGCTGAAGATCATGCTGGGCGAGCTCAAGCCCGAGCGCGGCGAGGTGCAGCTGGGCACCAACCTTGAGATCGCCTACTTCGACCAGCACCGGGCCCAGCTCGACGATCGCCTCAACGCGCTGGACAACGTGGCGCAGGGGCGCGAATACATCGAGCTGAACGGGCAGCGCAAGCACATCGTCGGCTACCTGCAGGACTTCCTGTTCTCGCCGGAACGCGCGCGTGCGCCGATCACCCGGCTGTCCGGCGGCGAACGCAATCGCCTGCTGCTGGCGAAGCTGTTCGCGCAGCCGTCGAACCTGCTGGTGATGGACGAACCCACCAACGACCTGGACGTCGAAACGCTGGAACTGCTGGAAGAGCTGCTCACCGACTACCCCGGCACGCTGCTGCTGGTCAGCCACGACCGCGCCTTCCTCGACAACGTGGTCACCAGCACGCTGGTACTGGAAGGCGGCGGCCGGGTGGGCGAGTACGTCGGCGGCTACAGCGACTGGCTGCGCCAGCGGCCGGAGCCCGGTGCGACGACACCTGTCGCCAGCGCGACCACCGCTGCGCCTACGGCCACGCCGTCGGCTGCCGCTGCGGAACCGAAGCGCAAGCTCAGCTACAAGGAAACGCGCGAGCTGGAACAGCTGCCCGCCCGGATCGAACAGCTCGAGACCGAGATCGCGCAGCGCAGCGAGGCCATGAACGACCCGGCCTTCTATCAGCAGGACAGCGACGGCATCGTTGCCGCCAACGAAGCGCTGGCGAAGCTGCAGTCGGAACTCGACCAGGCCTATGCGCGCTGGAGCGAGCTGGACGGCTGA
- a CDS encoding sugar porter family MFS transporter, giving the protein MYSAALDDTGMSSATENTRLIVQISCVATLGGFLFGFDSGVINGTVDGLKLAFHSTAAEIGFEVASMLLGCAIGAFFAGRAADLKGRRTVLIAAAMLFLLSALGAGAAHAVEFFVASRLTGGFAVGAASVIAPAYIAEVAPSRYRGRLATVQQVAIISGLFCAFLSNYLLARAAGSSTEVLWLGQSAWRWMFWMQVLPSSLFLGSLMFIPESPRFLAMRRRDAEAEVVLARLYGASSAGAKLKEISASLAHDRHRPSLSDLVDKATRKVHPVVWVGIGLAVLQQLVGINVVFYYGAVLWQAVGFSESDALLINVLSGALSIAACLVTVMLVDRIGRKPLLWIGSLGMTVALAIVVWAFAHAHLDAAGKIVLPSPIGTVALVAANVYVAFFNMSWGPVMWVMLGEMFPNQIRGSSLAVSGAAQWIANFAITISFPLLLVGIGLAPTYAIYAVAAALSTVFVLRYVKETRGKELEQM; this is encoded by the coding sequence ATGTACAGTGCGGCACTCGATGACACCGGGATGTCATCGGCTACGGAAAACACCCGGCTGATCGTCCAGATCAGCTGTGTGGCGACTCTGGGCGGGTTCCTGTTCGGGTTCGACAGCGGGGTGATCAACGGCACCGTGGACGGCCTCAAGCTGGCCTTCCATTCCACCGCCGCGGAGATCGGCTTCGAAGTGGCCTCGATGCTGCTGGGCTGCGCGATCGGTGCTTTCTTCGCCGGCCGTGCGGCCGACCTCAAGGGACGCCGCACGGTGCTGATCGCCGCCGCCATGCTGTTCCTGCTGTCGGCGCTGGGTGCCGGTGCCGCGCATGCGGTGGAGTTTTTCGTGGCGTCGCGCTTGACCGGCGGTTTCGCGGTGGGTGCCGCCAGCGTGATCGCTCCCGCCTATATCGCCGAGGTGGCGCCTTCGCGCTACCGCGGGCGTCTGGCCACGGTGCAGCAGGTGGCGATCATCAGCGGCCTGTTCTGCGCATTCCTCAGCAACTATCTGCTGGCACGTGCGGCGGGTTCGTCGACCGAGGTGCTGTGGCTGGGACAGAGCGCCTGGCGCTGGATGTTCTGGATGCAGGTGCTGCCGTCGTCGCTGTTCCTGGGCTCGCTGATGTTCATTCCGGAGAGCCCGCGCTTCCTGGCGATGCGTCGGCGCGACGCCGAGGCCGAGGTGGTGCTGGCACGCCTGTACGGCGCCTCCTCGGCCGGTGCCAAGCTGAAAGAGATCAGCGCCTCGCTGGCGCATGACCGTCACCGTCCCAGCCTGTCCGACCTGGTCGACAAGGCCACGCGCAAGGTTCATCCGGTGGTATGGGTGGGCATCGGGCTGGCGGTGCTGCAGCAGCTGGTGGGCATCAATGTGGTGTTCTACTACGGCGCGGTGCTGTGGCAGGCGGTAGGCTTTTCCGAGAGCGACGCGCTGCTGATCAACGTGCTGTCGGGCGCGCTAAGCATCGCGGCGTGCCTGGTGACGGTGATGCTGGTCGACCGCATCGGTCGCAAACCGCTGCTGTGGATCGGCTCGCTCGGCATGACGGTCGCGCTGGCGATCGTGGTCTGGGCCTTCGCACATGCCCATCTCGATGCGGCCGGCAAGATCGTGCTGCCGTCGCCGATCGGGACGGTGGCGCTGGTGGCCGCCAACGTCTACGTAGCCTTCTTCAACATGTCCTGGGGCCCGGTGATGTGGGTGATGCTGGGCGAGATGTTCCCGAACCAGATCCGCGGTTCCAGCCTGGCGGTGTCCGGTGCCGCGCAGTGGATCGCCAATTTCGCGATCACCATTTCCTTCCCGCTGCTGCTGGTCGGCATCGGGCTGGCGCCGACCTATGCCATCTATGCCGTCGCGGCGGCGCTGTCGACGGTATTCGTGCTGCGCTACGTCAAGGAAACGCGCGGCAAGGAACTGGAGCAGATGTGA
- the xylA gene encoding xylose isomerase: protein MTTPFIGKQEYFGGIGSIPYEGPASDNPLSFKYYDAKKKIGDKTMAEHLRFAVCYWHSFCNAGHDPFGPGTRRYPWDVPATPMARAEARMDAAFEFFTKLGVPYYCFHDIDMAPDDDDIATYERQLKQLVGMAKERQQATGMKLLWGTANLFAHPRYMNGAATNPDFAVVARAAVQVRAALEATVELGGGNYVFWGGREGYASLHNTQMKRELDHFARFLTAARDYGRSIGFKGNFLIEPKPMEPMNHQYDFDSSTVVGFLKQHGLDKDFKLNIEANHATLSGHTFEHDLQVASDHGLLGSIDANRGNAQNGWDTDQFPSDLYDTVGAMLVVLRQGGLEPGGLNFDAKVRRESTDAEDLFIAHIGGMDSFARGLEVAHALLTQSPLEGWRKDRYATFDSGEGLAFAQGKLGLDDLRTYALGHGEPAQRSGKQERYENLLNQYLIRA, encoded by the coding sequence ATGACAACTCCCTTCATCGGCAAGCAAGAATATTTCGGCGGCATCGGCTCCATTCCCTATGAAGGTCCGGCGTCGGACAACCCGCTGTCCTTCAAGTACTACGACGCGAAGAAGAAGATCGGCGACAAGACCATGGCCGAGCACCTGCGTTTCGCGGTGTGCTACTGGCACTCCTTCTGCAATGCCGGCCACGACCCGTTTGGCCCCGGCACCCGACGTTATCCATGGGACGTGCCGGCGACGCCGATGGCGCGCGCCGAGGCACGCATGGATGCCGCCTTCGAGTTCTTCACCAAGCTCGGTGTGCCTTACTACTGCTTCCATGACATCGACATGGCGCCGGACGATGACGACATCGCCACCTACGAGCGCCAGCTGAAGCAGCTGGTCGGGATGGCCAAGGAGCGCCAGCAGGCCACCGGCATGAAGCTGCTGTGGGGCACCGCCAACCTGTTCGCCCACCCGCGTTACATGAATGGCGCGGCGACCAACCCCGACTTCGCCGTGGTGGCCCGTGCCGCGGTGCAGGTGCGCGCGGCGCTGGAAGCGACTGTCGAGCTCGGTGGCGGCAACTACGTGTTCTGGGGCGGCCGCGAAGGCTACGCGTCGCTGCACAACACCCAGATGAAGCGCGAGCTCGACCATTTCGCGCGATTCCTCACAGCGGCCCGCGACTACGGTCGCAGCATCGGCTTCAAGGGCAACTTCCTGATCGAGCCCAAGCCGATGGAGCCGATGAACCACCAGTACGACTTCGACTCGTCGACCGTGGTCGGTTTCCTGAAGCAGCACGGCCTCGACAAGGACTTCAAGCTCAACATCGAGGCGAACCACGCCACGCTGTCCGGCCACACCTTCGAGCACGACCTGCAGGTGGCCTCGGACCACGGCCTGCTGGGCAGCATCGATGCCAACCGCGGCAATGCGCAAAACGGCTGGGATACCGACCAGTTCCCGAGCGATCTCTACGACACCGTGGGCGCCATGCTGGTGGTGCTGCGGCAGGGCGGGCTGGAGCCGGGCGGCCTGAATTTCGATGCCAAGGTGCGGCGCGAGTCGACCGACGCGGAAGACCTGTTCATCGCCCACATCGGCGGCATGGACTCGTTCGCGCGTGGTCTGGAAGTGGCGCACGCACTGCTGACACAGTCGCCGCTGGAAGGCTGGCGGAAGGATCGCTATGCCACCTTCGATTCGGGCGAGGGGCTGGCGTTTGCACAGGGCAAGCTGGGCCTGGATGATCTGCGCACCTATGCGCTCGGCCATGGCGAGCCGGCACAGCGCAGCGGCAAGCAGGAGCGTTACGAGAACCTGCTCAACCAGTATCTGATCCGGGCCTGA
- the xylB gene encoding xylulokinase, with amino-acid sequence MSVVVGLDVGTQSVKLVAYDAACRSMLAVHSRPLPLTAEADGSREQQPEWWIDAIRQCFAELEPALRGRVAALGVSGQQHGFVPLDAAGEVLAPAKLWCDTSTWRECGEIMAAAGGAAQCIAQAGNPVLAGYTASKLPWTRKHRPDVYRRLASILLPHDYVNFWLTGERWMECGDASGTGWLDVRSRDWSAPMLAATDADRDLSACLPPLLAADASVPIAADIADALGLPRTVRVSAGGGDNMMAAIGTGNVAPGTLSVSLGTSGTLFACADRPIVSDEGLWAAFCSSTGSWLPLICTMNCTVATGRVAHALGFDPREGEALIGQSEPGAGGLTMLPFFNGERTPNLPEARASLHGMDPDNFTRANLYRAAMEGATYALRYGLDALRAAGLQASAVRLTGGGAKSAAWRQMVADVFDLPVESPVETEGAALGAALQALWAWRRHQGDAVGIAEITGEHVVMDVACAAQPVHASVQSYEAPYRRYIAQLDALQQQGPSATGAMD; translated from the coding sequence ATGAGCGTCGTTGTCGGACTCGATGTCGGTACGCAGAGCGTCAAGCTGGTCGCCTACGATGCCGCCTGCCGCTCGATGCTGGCGGTGCATAGCCGTCCGCTGCCGCTGACCGCCGAAGCCGATGGCAGCCGCGAGCAGCAGCCGGAGTGGTGGATCGACGCGATCCGTCAGTGCTTCGCCGAGCTGGAACCCGCGTTGCGCGGGCGTGTCGCCGCGCTGGGCGTATCGGGTCAGCAGCATGGTTTTGTCCCGCTGGACGCGGCCGGCGAGGTGCTGGCTCCGGCCAAGCTGTGGTGCGATACCAGCACCTGGCGCGAGTGCGGCGAGATCATGGCGGCGGCCGGCGGTGCCGCGCAGTGCATCGCCCAGGCCGGCAACCCGGTGCTGGCGGGCTATACCGCGTCGAAACTGCCATGGACGCGCAAGCATCGCCCGGATGTCTACCGGCGACTCGCCAGCATCCTGCTGCCGCACGACTACGTGAATTTCTGGCTCACCGGCGAACGCTGGATGGAGTGCGGCGACGCATCGGGCACCGGCTGGCTCGACGTGCGGTCGCGTGACTGGTCCGCCCCGATGCTGGCGGCCACCGACGCGGACCGCGATCTTTCGGCATGCCTGCCGCCGTTGCTGGCGGCCGATGCCAGTGTGCCGATCGCGGCGGATATCGCCGACGCCCTGGGCCTGCCGCGCACGGTACGCGTGTCGGCCGGTGGCGGCGACAACATGATGGCGGCGATCGGTACCGGCAACGTGGCGCCCGGCACGCTCAGCGTGAGCCTGGGGACCTCGGGCACCCTGTTCGCCTGTGCGGACCGGCCGATCGTCAGTGATGAGGGCCTGTGGGCAGCGTTCTGTTCGTCCACCGGCAGCTGGCTGCCGCTGATCTGCACGATGAACTGCACGGTGGCGACCGGTCGCGTCGCCCACGCGCTCGGCTTCGATCCCCGCGAGGGCGAGGCCCTGATCGGGCAGTCCGAGCCGGGTGCGGGCGGGCTGACCATGCTGCCGTTCTTCAACGGCGAGCGCACGCCGAATCTACCCGAGGCACGCGCCAGCCTGCACGGCATGGACCCGGACAACTTCACCCGCGCCAATCTCTATCGTGCCGCGATGGAAGGCGCGACCTACGCGCTCCGCTATGGGCTGGACGCGCTGCGCGCCGCCGGCCTCCAGGCGAGTGCCGTGCGGCTCACCGGCGGCGGTGCGAAAAGTGCCGCGTGGCGCCAGATGGTGGCCGACGTGTTCGACCTGCCGGTGGAGTCGCCCGTGGAGACCGAGGGTGCGGCCCTGGGGGCCGCGCTGCAGGCGCTGTGGGCCTGGCGCCGTCATCAGGGCGATGCTGTCGGCATCGCCGAAATCACCGGTGAGCACGTCGTGATGGACGTGGCATGCGCGGCCCAGCCGGTGCATGCCAGCGTCCAGTCATACGAAGCGCCTTACCGCCGCTATATCGCCCAGCTCGATGCCCTGCAGCAGCAGGGGCCGTCGGCGACCGGGGCGATGGACTGA
- a CDS encoding DNA-binding transcriptional regulator encodes MASPHRIALLFNANKVYDRNVLTGIGQYLKSTRVEWDLFMEEDFRCRTLGIHHWRGDGIIADFDDPVVVETLSGMPLPVVAVGGSYADPRQYPENIPYVGTDNAKLVRLAYDHLIDQGLQRFAFYGLPPAPGNRWAMEREQAFLDMTRADRLDALVYRGSPTSAGGWGVAQQAMVAWVRSLPKPIGIIAVTDARAQQLLQACVVADVAVPAQIAVVGIDNDPMAQLLSRIALTSVLQGAEEMGHTAAQLLHQMLHGGRVSQTRIIVPPKGINVQASSQHQPLKSPHVMRALHYIRHYACLGIKTDQVADYVGVSRTLLEEHFKRETRQTVHQAILRHKLETAQKMLVNDAVPLADVAVQSGFTSLQYMYAVFRRELGCTPRQYAEQNGSDHDLPPARQAPDGRRQGASELHAD; translated from the coding sequence ATGGCTTCACCACATCGCATCGCCCTGCTTTTCAATGCCAACAAGGTTTACGACCGCAACGTCCTTACCGGCATCGGGCAATACCTTAAATCCACTCGTGTGGAGTGGGACCTCTTCATGGAGGAGGATTTCCGCTGCCGCACGCTGGGCATCCACCACTGGCGCGGCGACGGCATCATTGCCGATTTCGACGATCCGGTCGTGGTCGAAACGCTTTCCGGCATGCCCCTGCCGGTGGTCGCGGTAGGCGGCTCGTATGCCGACCCCAGGCAGTACCCCGAAAACATCCCGTATGTGGGCACTGACAACGCCAAGCTGGTGCGGCTTGCCTACGATCACCTGATCGACCAGGGCCTGCAGCGCTTCGCCTTCTACGGCCTGCCTCCAGCACCCGGCAACCGCTGGGCCATGGAGCGCGAGCAGGCATTCCTGGACATGACCCGCGCCGACCGGCTCGACGCACTGGTGTACCGCGGCTCGCCCACAAGCGCAGGTGGCTGGGGCGTGGCCCAGCAGGCAATGGTGGCGTGGGTGCGCTCGCTGCCCAAACCCATCGGCATCATCGCGGTCACCGACGCGCGCGCGCAGCAGCTGCTGCAGGCCTGCGTGGTGGCCGACGTGGCGGTTCCCGCACAGATCGCTGTAGTCGGCATCGACAACGATCCGATGGCGCAGCTGCTCAGCCGCATCGCGCTGACTTCGGTGCTGCAGGGCGCGGAAGAAATGGGCCACACCGCCGCTCAGCTGCTGCACCAGATGCTGCATGGCGGCCGTGTTTCGCAGACCCGCATCATCGTGCCGCCGAAAGGCATCAACGTGCAGGCCAGCAGCCAGCACCAGCCGCTGAAGAGCCCGCACGTGATGCGCGCGCTGCACTACATCCGGCATTACGCCTGCCTGGGCATCAAGACCGACCAGGTGGCCGACTATGTCGGCGTGTCGCGCACCCTGCTTGAGGAACACTTCAAGCGCGAGACCCGGCAGACGGTGCACCAGGCCATCCTGCGGCACAAGCTGGAAACCGCGCAGAAAATGCTGGTCAATGACGCGGTTCCGCTGGCCGACGTGGCCGTGCAGAGCGGCTTCACCTCGCTGCAGTACATGTACGCGGTATTCCGTCGCGAACTGGGCTGCACGCCGCGGCAATATGCCGAGCAGAACGGCAGCGACCACGATCTGCCGCCCGCCCGGCAAGCACCGGACGGGCGGCGGCAAGGTGCCTCAGAGCTTCACGCTGACTAG